A section of the Rhodobacteraceae bacterium M382 genome encodes:
- a CDS encoding sulfotransferase family protein — MILSTGRSYVFVHMPKTGGTALALALEARAKSDDIMLGDTPKARNRRRRVRDAPTAGRLWKHSTLSDIQGLVPDDVLRSLFAFTLVRNPWDRCVSYYHWLRVQSFQHAAVDLARALDFDAFASHPQTTQGFRKTPARAFMQHGDGSEQCACYIRLEHFAADAAPLFDHLGFTFDLPRVNASQREQDYRGYYSAKSRQAIAESCAEDIARFGYRF; from the coding sequence ATGATCCTTTCTACTGGCCGATCCTACGTCTTTGTTCATATGCCCAAAACCGGCGGAACGGCGCTTGCCCTTGCATTGGAAGCGCGGGCCAAATCCGATGACATCATGCTGGGGGATACGCCAAAGGCCCGAAACCGCCGTCGCCGCGTACGGGATGCGCCAACCGCGGGCCGTTTGTGGAAACATTCGACCCTGTCCGACATACAGGGGCTGGTCCCGGATGACGTGTTGCGGTCCCTGTTTGCCTTTACCTTGGTGCGTAACCCGTGGGATCGCTGCGTCAGCTATTACCACTGGCTGCGCGTCCAAAGCTTTCAGCACGCGGCCGTTGATCTCGCCCGCGCTCTCGATTTCGACGCATTCGCTTCGCATCCTCAGACAACGCAGGGCTTTCGCAAGACGCCCGCGCGTGCATTCATGCAGCATGGCGACGGGAGTGAACAATGCGCCTGTTACATACGGCTGGAGCATTTCGCTGCAGATGCCGCCCCGTTGTTTGATCATTTGGGTTTCACTTTTGATCTGCCGCGTGTGAATGCGTCCCAGCGCGAACAGGATTATCGCGGGTATTATTCGGCAAAGTCGCGCCAGGCCATCGCAGAGAGCTGTGCCGAAGACATCGCTCGATTCGGGTATCGTTTTTAG
- a CDS encoding Hint domain-containing protein: protein MFKWFTAPKVQLPDPAWAAGPMGMMITGQDGFLCGTHVVSNLGWRRVDALCVGDKVLTFDNGMRTIVEIQRETLTRPAEGMPRSRWPMMVPEGALLNRRAMSIMPDQGVFIESDLVVDALGDPYAIVPARALDGYRGIEPADPHTELTLTTLAFAQDEVVYAEGGMLAYCPCARELLDAGAEDDAHTYQVLSLQEARTLIQQMASGPEATPLGWHAEEISAVQKSRPGRPMVHPF from the coding sequence ATGTTCAAATGGTTCACAGCCCCCAAAGTCCAGTTGCCTGATCCTGCATGGGCGGCCGGACCAATGGGCATGATGATCACCGGGCAGGATGGGTTTCTGTGCGGTACACATGTTGTTTCGAATCTGGGCTGGCGTCGTGTCGATGCATTATGCGTGGGTGACAAGGTGCTGACGTTTGACAATGGGATGCGTACGATCGTTGAAATCCAACGGGAAACCTTGACCAGACCCGCCGAAGGCATGCCGCGAAGCCGCTGGCCCATGATGGTACCCGAAGGGGCGCTCTTGAACCGGCGCGCCATGTCGATCATGCCGGATCAGGGTGTTTTTATCGAATCCGATCTGGTCGTAGACGCGTTGGGGGACCCTTATGCGATTGTTCCGGCGCGGGCTTTGGATGGGTATCGTGGGATTGAGCCCGCCGATCCGCACACGGAGCTGACATTGACGACCTTGGCCTTTGCGCAGGACGAAGTGGTGTATGCCGAAGGCGGCATGCTGGCCTATTGCCCCTGTGCACGCGAATTGCTGGACGCAGGGGCCGAAGACGATGCGCACACCTATCAGGTTCTGTCCTTGCAGGAAGCCCGCACGCTGATCCAACAGATGGCCAGCGGTCCCGAGGCCACGCCTCTTGGGTGGCACGCCGAAGAGATCAGCGCCGTGCAGAAAAGCCGCCCCGGACGACCGATGGTGCACCCTTTTTGA